The genomic DNA GGTCTTTGTACTTCCAGATGTGGTTGCCGCCGGTGATGCCGTCCAGGCCCGCCTTGAGCAGCTTCGTGGCGTGTTTTGCCTTGAGGCCGTAGCCGCCGCTGGCGTTTTCACCGTTGGCGAAGGCCAGGTCGATGGACTCCTCATCCTTGATGCGGGCCAGGTTTTGCATGACGGCCTTGCGGCCCGGAAGGCCTACAATGTCGCCGAGAAAGAGAATGCGCATGACGCTCCTTGGGGTGATGCGATGGGGTTGCCGCCTGCGAGCAGCGAGGCGTGGGCGGCGGTCACAGCCGCCGGAAGACAGTGGGGGCGACCTGCCTGAGGGGCAGGTTCATGCCGGACAGGCTTTCGGAGTGGCCGATGAATAGATAGCCGCCGGTCTGAAGAGCGCTGCAGAACTTGTTGAAGAGCACTTCCTGGGTGGGCCGGTCGAAGTAGATGACCACGTTGCGGCAGAAGATGATGTCCTGCCGGTCGCGCAGCCGGAAATCCTCCATGAAGTTGAGCCGCTGGAAAGAGACCTTGTTGCGCAGGTTGGCGTCCATCTTCACCCGGAGCCGGTCCTTGGACTTGAGCATGTACTTTTTCTTGTACTGCATGGGGACGTCGGCGACCTTGTCCATGGGGTAGACGGCCCGCTTCGCCTCCGCAAGAATTTTCCCGGAGATGTCCGTGGCCAGGATGGCGAAGTCGAACCCGGGGCGTTGTTCCGCCCATTCGTGGAGCACCATGCCCAGGGTGTACGGCTCCTCGCCGCTGGAGCAGCCCGCAGACCAGACGCGCAGGGCTCCGCGCTTCCCGACGTTCCGTCTCCACAGCTCCGGCAGGACGATGCGGGTCATGATCTCCCAGTGCTTGGGCTCCCGGAAGAAGTGGGTCGTGTTGGTCGTGACCGCGTCGATGAGGTGCGTGCGCTCCTGCTCGCGGCCCTCCGGCGAGAACACGTAGTCGCAGTATTCCTTGTAGCCGGACAAGCCCAGGGCGCGCAGCCGTTTCTGGAACCTGGATTGGAGCAGGACCTTCTTGGTGGGCGGCATCTTGATGCCGAGTTCGGTCTGGATAAGCTCGCTGAACCGCGAGAACTCCGTGTCGCCCATCTCCGAACGCACGAGGTTCATGGACTTGTCCATGGCCTTCCTGAGTCTTTCGGGGACGGGTTCCGAGTTGTTGTTCATGGCTGTCTGCGCTCCCTTCGCTACCGGGTGGGGTCACGCAATCATAGGGGATCATCATGCTGGTGATCTATGATTTTTTTCGGAGGGATTGTGGAGGGAAAGAAAAACGCACCCGGAGGACGTCCTCCGGGTGCGTCGCCAAAAGCGTTTACTTGGCGTAGCCCACGGCCCGCTTCTCGCGGATGACCGTGACCCGGATCTGGCCGGGATACGTCATGTTGTTCTCGATCTTCTCCGCGATGTCCTTGCAGAGCACATAGGTGTTCTCGTCGCCGACCTTTTCGGAATCGACCATGACGCGGATTTCGCGGCCCGCCTGGATGGCGTAGGCCTTCTGCACGCCGTCGAACCCGGTGGCCAGCCCTTCGAGTTCTTCGAGGCGCTTGACGTAGTTCTCAAGCAGCTCCTTGCGCGCGCCGGGACGGGCGCCGGACAGGGAGTCGGCGGCCTGGACCAGGTTCGCCAGGATGGTCATGGGCGGCGTGTCCTCGTGGTGGGCGGCGATGGAGTGGATGATCTCCTTGGACTCGCCGTGCTTTTTGGCCAGGTCCGCGCCGATGATGGCGTGGGGGCCTTCTACCTCGTGGTCAACGGCCTTGCCGATGTCGTGCAGCAGCCCGGCGCGTTTGGCCTCCTTCTCGTTGAGGCCAAGCTCGGCGGCCATGACGCCGCACAGGAAGGCGACCTCCATGGAGTGCTGGAGCACGTTCTGGGAGAAGCTGGTGCGATAGTGCAGCCTGCCCAGCAGGTTGATGAGCTCGGGATGGATGCCGTGGACGCCCACGTCGAAGGTGGCCTGCTCGCCGATCTCCTTGAGCTTGGTGTCCATTTCGCCTTCCACCTTGCGGACGATCTCCTCGATGCGGGCGGGGTGGATGCGGCCGTCGTGAATGAGTCGTTCGAGCGCCTGCTTGGCCACTTCGCGCTTCAGGGGACTGAAGGCGGACAGGACCACGGTTTCGGGCGTGTCGTCGATAATCAGGTCCACGCCGGTGGCCGCTTCCAGCGCGCGGATGTTGCGCCCCTCGCGGCCGATGATGCGGCCCTTCATGTCCTCGGAGGGCAGGGTGACGGCGGTGACGGTCTGCTCGCCCGCGTAGTCTCCCGCATAACGCTGCAAGGCCAGGGAGAGTATCTCCTTGGCCTTCTTGGAGGCGTTTTCCTTGGCCTCCATTTCGATATTGCGAATCATTTTGGCGGATTCGTGACGAGTGCGGGATTCGATTTCCTTGAGCAGGCTTTCGCGGGCCTCCTCAACGGTCAGGCCGGAAATCTCCTGAAGCTTGCGCTCGTGCTCGTCCGATTTCTGGACCAGGTCCTCCTCGACTTCGCTCAGGTGCTTTTCCTGTTTGATGAGCTGCTTTTCCAGCTCAACCACCTGGGCCTCCTTGTCGGCGACCTTTTCCCGCTTGGCGTCAAGCCGCTCCTCTTTGGAGTGGAGACGCTTTTCCTCGTTCTTGAGCTGGCTTTCGCGGTCCTTGAATTCCCGCTCCAGCTCTTTCTTCTGGTTGAATATTTCGTCCTGGGCCTGGAGTCGCGATTCCTTTTTGAGGGCTTCACTTTCCTTGCGGGCTTCCTCGACGATGCGTTCCGCAAGTCCTTTTGAATCGGAAATCTTTTTGTCGGTAATGTATTTGAAGAGTATGGACCCGGTCCCGAGGCCGACGATCAATCCACCGCCGACCATGGCGATTTCGGCTAACATGTGGTTGCTCCTTAATTATGTTGACAGGCTATTCGTCTGGCGGCCTGTTTCCGCCGAACCCGACTTGAAGAGCGCGCACGCGAAAACGCACTCTGCTTCGGAAGAGAAGAGAGGAGCGGGGTTTCGGATATGGCTGTAGGTTTTTATATCACCGTCCGAGAACGCCGGTCAGTGCCGGTCGGGCGGAGTTTTAAATCCCCGGGAAGCCGTGTTGCCTGTATGTTTTGAACCTGGCATGTCCAGGTGGGCATGACTCGCGTGCCTTCAGGCTTCCCGGCCGGACCGGGCCTGCTCACCAGCACACTGGAGTCGTCGCCCTTTTTCAGAGCATTGGCTCAATAACACTCCGGGCAATCACGCACGCCCCAGGGTAATTCCTTGTTGCCGACCTCGGGTCCGCCCAGCTATCGGTTCGGATCCGTTGAGGTCTTTTCCAAAATCTCTCCGATCTTCCCTTCCAGCCGCCTCAGTTTGTCTTCGGCGACCAGATAATCGTCCGCAAGGCTCAGGAGCAGATAGGTGAGCAGCTTTTCCTTGCTGATGTCACCGGCTCCGGCGACAAGCTCCTTGTGCTTGTTCTCGATGAACGCCTGTGCGGCCTCGATGCGGCCATTGTCCGCATCCGTCTTGAAGGATATCTCGAGTCCCATCAGGGTCAGCGTGTAGCGAGGCATCGTAACCCACTATCATTCAAGCTCGTTTTGAACTTTTTCGAGCAGCGCGTCGATACGGGATTCGATGTCGTTACGCAGACGCCTTTCGGCCTCGGCCTCCTCCTTCAAGAGCTGATTTTCTTCTTTCAGTTCCGCAATTTTATTCAATAAGACATTGAAACGCTCTTCAAGCTTGGCAACTAATTCCATATCTTCTATCTATGCTTTTTTCTGGTCCAAGGCAAGATTTCTTTCCACAGTTATTTTGAGGGTTTTCCACTGCATCGCTAGTTTTTCTTCAGGCACCGTTTCAGGTTGACCTGCTTGCCTCTGGCGATGCCGGCCTGATTGTCCGGCACGTTCTTGGTGATGGTGGAACCCGCTCCGATCAGGGCGTTTTCGCCCACGGTCACCGGCGCGACAAGGGCCGTATTGGAACCGATGAAGGCTCCCGCGCCGATCTTGGTCGTGAATTTGTTTTTGCCGTCGTAGTTGCAGGTGATGGTCCCCGCGCCGATGTTGGCGCCGGGGCCGACCTCGGCGTCGCCCAGGTAGGTCAGGTGGCTGGCCTTGGACCCTTCGCCCAGGACGGCCTTCTTCATTTCCACGAAGTTGCCGGTGCGCGCGTCCTTTTTCAGCACCGCGCCCGGCCGCAGCCGGGAGTAGGGGCCAACGGTCGCGCCCTCGCCCACTTCGGCTTTCTCGATGTGGTTGAATTCGCGGATCACGCAGCCCGGGGCGAAGACGGCGTCGGTGATGTGGTTGTAGGAGCCGAGGCGCGCGCCCGCCGCGACCTTGGAGGCCCCGTAGATTTCGCAGTGGCCGAATATTTCGGCTCCTGGCTCCACTTCGACCCTCGGACCGACGATCACGGTGCCGGGGTTGTGGATAAGTACGCCCTTGTCGATGAGTTCGTCCACGATGCGACTGCGCAGGGTGCTTTCGGCGACAATCAGCTCGCGCGGGGAGTTGATGCCCATGAGGGAAATGTCGTTGCCCGCCTGGACGCCGTCCACGGCCAGCCCCTTGTCCACGGCCAGGGCGATCAGGTCGGTGATGTAGTATTCGCCGGATTTGTTCTTGTTTTCGAGCAGGTCGAGCAGGGGACCGATGGTCTCGATCTTGAGCAGGTAGATGCCCGCGTTGACCTCGCCGGTGACCGGGCCGTGCAGGGAGAAATCGTAATCCTTGGCCTCGACCACGGCCGTGATTCGCCGTTCGGCGTCTCGGACGACCCTGCCGAAGGAGGCGGTGTCGCGGGGGGTGATGGTCATGAAGGCCAGATCGCAGCATCCCTGGGCGGCCATGAGCCGGTCCAGCGCTTCCACCGTGACCAGCGGGGTGTCGCCGTTGATGACCAGGCAGTGGGTCGCCCCGGAGTCCTTCACGGCTTCCCATGCCACCTGCAGGGCGTGGCCGGTGCCGAGCTGTTCCGTCTGGGTGACGAACCGGCTCGCCATGTCCGGGAAGGCTTTGGCCACGTTGTCGGCGTCGTGGCCGACCACGGTCAGGATGTTTTCCTTCACGATGGGCGCAAGGGCCTCGTACACGTAGAAGAGCATGGGCTCGTTAAGCAGGGTTTGCAGGACCTTGGCCTTGGGCGAGCGCATCCGCGTTCCCTTGCCAGCGGCCAGCACCAGGGCGGTCGTCTTGTTTTCGGGCATTCCGTTCTCCGTATGGGGTTCCTTGTACCGTTACGCCGGGCATAAATTACCCGCTCGCACGGGAAAGAACAAGGCCCGTTTGCAAAATGCGGGCGGGTTTGCGGATGTTGTCGGCGTCGGGACGGCGTATTCGGAGCGGCCGGACGGCCGGGGGACGTTTTTAGTACGCCAGCCGTCCGAGCGACTTCATGATGAGGGTGCAGCCCATGGCGAACATGCCGGTCAATCCCATGCCGCAGGAAAAGCCCGCCAGGAGGACCGGGGCGTAGTGCCGCCAGCGCGCGCCGTATTTTTTCAGGAAGTAGAAGCGGCCCAGCAGCGCGCCGACCACCTCCAGGATCATGCCGTGGGGTGTGGATTGGCCCAGGCCGCGGACCACGCCGTAGACCAGGAGCACGGGCAGGCCAAGGACGTTGAGCACCGAGTAGAGGATCAGGCCGAGCCCCAGTCCCGACAGCACCACCGGGCCGGACAGCGCCTCGAAGAAAAGGGAGTTGCCGTCAAGTGTGGAGGTTTGCAGGAGCAGGGTGTTCAGGGCCTGAAGGTGCCACAGCTCCTGCGCGAACGGGTATTCCGGCGAAGGGATGGGAGCGAGTTGCCAGAGGAACTGCGAGAAGAGCAGGGAGGAAACCATGACGATGGGAAAAACCAGGATTTCGGCCTTGATGATCCCGCGCAGGCTGGTTCCGGTCAGCTCGATCTGGCGGAACTGGACCGTGGCCTCTCCGTAGTTGTGAAAGGGGATGGGCGCGTACCAGATCTCAAGCCCATGGTAGCCGAAGAACTTGGCTCCGGCGATGAACGAGAATTCGCGGACCATGGGCAGGGCGATGAACTGTCCGGCCACGCCCTCCATCCGCGCGGAGATGTAGGATATCACCGGGGTGTACACGAAGCCGTAGAGGACGAAGAATATCCAGGGGAAGCTCGGCACCAGCCAGAGGCAGAAGGCGATGTAGCACAGGGTGGAGAAGACGTAGATGCCTATGGACACCCAGAAGTTGATGTCGCCGCGCCCCTCGGGCGGGTTGAACAGGGCCGAGAAGTCCAGGCCGCCGCTTGCGCTGCGGAAGGATTTGACGACGTAGTAGACGCCCACCGCGCCGATGGCCAGGCCCAGTCCTATGCCGAAGCTCATGTAGAAGTCGAAGTTGTTGGCGAAGACCGTCTCCACCGTGGCCATGCCCGGATGCCAGCGGTGCAGGATGCCGTGGGCGTAGAGGATCGGGTTGGCCACAATGGTCACGACGAGCCCGAGCAGTCCGCCGATGACCGCCCAGAAGGGCAGGACCATGCCGATGAAGACCAGGCCCAGGTCGAATTGCAAGCCCGTGGCCACGGCGGGCAGGACGTCCTCGGTGTGCCGGGTCAGCTCGATCCACGGAATGGGGATGAGCCGGATGGGCTCGGTGAAGAGCAGTCCGGACAGGGCGGGCAGGAGCACGTAGAAGAAGCCGAAGGCAAGCCCGATGACCCCGCCGATGGAGAAGACCCGCCACTTCCAGCCGGTCTTCTTGTCCTCGGTGGATTCGGCCAGGGCCATGGTGCCCAGCGCGCCCACCGGGGCCATGGGGAAGGGCAGTTTCTCCACGTCCGAGGTGATGCGGTACAGGGAATAGCCCAGGCCGAAGTGGTCGATGCGCTGGACCAGTTGCGCGCCGATGAGCAGCAGGATGGGCACGAGCCAGTCGCGGTGCATGAAGGTTCGCTCCAGGTAGGAGCCGGAGCCCACGGCGGGCGCTACCCAGTGGGGGATGAACTCGGTCAGGCCGAGCATCCGCGCCGCATCGGACTGGACCAGGTATTGGTTCCAGAGAAGCCCCTGGAACGGCGAAGCCAGCGCCGCGCCCGCCATGTAGTAGAGCAGGAATATTTCCTGTTCCTTCAGGTGGGTGTAGGAACGTTTGGCGATCTCGGCGAAGAGAATGATGGTCACCCAGCGGGCGGCCGGGCCGATGCCCTGGCCGATGACCAGTTGCAGGTACATGGAGCCGGGCATCATCAGGAAGCCGATGAAGACGGCTCCCACCACGGTCTTCCAGTCGAACCCCTCCTCGAATTTCTCGGGCGGTTTGAGCAGGTCCCGGTATTCTTTCAGTTCCTTGTCGTCGTACATATGTTTCGCTCCTGCGGCCCGGGGCTACTTGTATCGGTCGAGGACGGCCTTGAGGCTGCCGTCCGCCTTCATTTCCCTGAGACGGAGGTTGAATTGTTCGATGACGGGTTCCCATCCCCGGTCCTTCGGAAACACGAAACGGATAGGGGCGGTGCCGATCGGAGTCGGGTCCATGCGAAACTGCCGGGGGTCGATGTCTTCCCGGTTGTGGAACATCCACCGTATTTCCGTAAGGTTGACAATGGCGGCGTCCGCCCTGCCCCGCCGAAGGAGCTCCAGCATGACGTCGGGGGAGGTGGCGTCGAGCCGGGTGATGCCGCCCGGCCCGAAGTGCGGTTCCAGGGCCGGGTAGACGAACCCCTTGATACACGCCACGGTCGCGCCGTGAAGGGTCTCGGGGCCGATGTATTGCAGCGAGCTTCCCGCGCGGTAGAGGAGCACGTCGTCGTTGGGCATGAACGGGGCGGTCCAGAGGAACTTGTCCGGCTCGTCTTTCCATTCCCTGGCCGAGGCGTACACGTTCACCCCGCCGTGTTCGAGCATGTCCCAGCCCCGCTTGTCGGGCAGCCGCCTGAAGGAAAGGGCGTACCCCAGCGGTCCGGTCACGGCCTTCAGCACGTCCGGCAGGATGCCCCTGTCCGGCAGATCCGGGCTGCCGATATAGTAGGGCGGCACATCCGCGTGCGCGATGAACATGACGATGCTGTCCTTGGCCGGGGAAGCCGCGAGGGCGCGTGGCGCTAGGCCCGTACCGGCCGCGAGCAGCAGGAGGAGGGGGAGCGGCAATATCTTCAGGAACGGATTCATGGGCATCCTCGGTTACATGGGAAAGACGCTGTACGCCTGGTTGGAGAACATGCCGATGACGGCGTAGACGCCGCCCATGAGGAAATCGCCCAGGATCAGGCCGATAAACAGGAATCGGACCTTGTTGTAGAGCCGTGTGCCGCCGTAGTGCAGGACCAGGTGATTGCACAGCCAGCCCAGGAAAAATGGATACCACAGGATCTTCATGCCTGCGGAATAGGCCGCCAGGTAGCCGAGGGGGTGCAGGGGCCACCAGGGCAGCTTGTAGTAGCAGTAGATCAGCACGAACATGGTCAGGGCGCCGAAGCCCGCGTAGGTGATGAGCCACTGGTTGGGGCCGGCGGGCTGGTCAACCAGCCGCTGGGCGTTTTCGTAGTTGGCCAGCACCGTTTGGGTGGCCCAGTCCAGGCGCAGTTCGCGCAGGCCGTAGCGGTGGCCGAGATAGAGCATGGTCGCGAAGGCCGCGGCCAGGGCCAGGACCAGGGAGACGCCGATGGCCGCGAGGAGCAGGCGGCGTCGGGCCGGGGCGGCCGATTCGCGTATCTTGGCCCCGTGGAACAGCGTCGGGGCCACGGATTCCCGCACGTCCAGGAAGAGGACTTTCTGCATGACAGCGGTGGCGGCAACGCCTGCCGAGCCGAAGACGCCCGTGCCGAACAGGCCGATGATCCCGTCGGACGGTGCGGCCGTCAGGGTGAAGTAGGGCAGGCCGCCCTGGCAGACGAGGCGGCTGACCACGAGCATGACCAGCAGGAACGCCAGGGGCAGGAGAACCGCGCCGGTCCAGGGCAGTCCGAACCAGCGGCACCAGGCGACGAGGAAGGCCACGCCGAGAATGAGGCCCACGAGCGGCCACGCGGGCGGTCCCCATTCGTGCGGGGGCGTCTCGAAGCCGGGGTCGTGCAGGGGCTCGCCGCTTTTGCAGACCCGCCGGAGGAGACAGGTGGCCGTCTCTTTCAGGTGGTGGCGGGAGAGCCAGAGCAGGAAGAGGAAAAACACGGCGTAGGAGCCGATGGTCTGCGCGCCTTCGGGACGGGCCAGGTCCGGGCCGAGGGTGGTCCCGAGCGCGGCCTCGGGCAACTGCCAGCCGAGCACGTAGAGCAGACCGAAGAGGAGCCCGGCCGCCAGATGGAAGAACCACATGGAGAAGGATATCTGCCGGGTGGTCAGGAAGGCGAATCCCACGAAGGCCGGGATGAAATAGAGCTTCAGCTTGTAGAACCCGGAGAAGAGGCCGAATTTCGGGAAATAGGTCCCGGCCAGGATCAGGGTCGGCAGTTCCGGCACTGACGGGTAGTAGAAGTGCAGGCCGTTGAGCAGGTGCAGCGACCCGGCCAGGACCAGGCCGATGAGCAGGAACCGGTTGGTCCACCAGGACGAGAGCTGCCGCTGGTCCAGGGCTTCACCCATGAGCTGGGGCACGCGCAGCAGGGGGAAGTTGACCCGTTCGTTGACCACCCACTGGCGGCCGAACAGGGCGGTCAGGCAGATCATGACGAGGTACGCGCCCAGGATGAACAGGGACCAGACGAGGAGCGGAGGCAGCCAGACGCCCCACGGGATGGCGGAAAGGACCTCTAGCACGGACATGTCCCGGCCGC from Pseudodesulfovibrio thermohalotolerans includes the following:
- a CDS encoding CheR family methyltransferase produces the protein MNNNSEPVPERLRKAMDKSMNLVRSEMGDTEFSRFSELIQTELGIKMPPTKKVLLQSRFQKRLRALGLSGYKEYCDYVFSPEGREQERTHLIDAVTTNTTHFFREPKHWEIMTRIVLPELWRRNVGKRGALRVWSAGCSSGEEPYTLGMVLHEWAEQRPGFDFAILATDISGKILAEAKRAVYPMDKVADVPMQYKKKYMLKSKDRLRVKMDANLRNKVSFQRLNFMEDFRLRDRQDIIFCRNVVIYFDRPTQEVLFNKFCSALQTGGYLFIGHSESLSGMNLPLRQVAPTVFRRL
- the rny gene encoding ribonuclease Y, which encodes MLAEIAMVGGGLIVGLGTGSILFKYITDKKISDSKGLAERIVEEARKESEALKKESRLQAQDEIFNQKKELEREFKDRESQLKNEEKRLHSKEERLDAKREKVADKEAQVVELEKQLIKQEKHLSEVEEDLVQKSDEHERKLQEISGLTVEEARESLLKEIESRTRHESAKMIRNIEMEAKENASKKAKEILSLALQRYAGDYAGEQTVTAVTLPSEDMKGRIIGREGRNIRALEAATGVDLIIDDTPETVVLSAFSPLKREVAKQALERLIHDGRIHPARIEEIVRKVEGEMDTKLKEIGEQATFDVGVHGIHPELINLLGRLHYRTSFSQNVLQHSMEVAFLCGVMAAELGLNEKEAKRAGLLHDIGKAVDHEVEGPHAIIGADLAKKHGESKEIIHSIAAHHEDTPPMTILANLVQAADSLSGARPGARKELLENYVKRLEELEGLATGFDGVQKAYAIQAGREIRVMVDSEKVGDENTYVLCKDIAEKIENNMTYPGQIRVTVIREKRAVGYAK
- the zapA gene encoding cell division protein ZapA → MPRYTLTLMGLEISFKTDADNGRIEAAQAFIENKHKELVAGAGDISKEKLLTYLLLSLADDYLVAEDKLRRLEGKIGEILEKTSTDPNR
- the glmU gene encoding bifunctional UDP-N-acetylglucosamine diphosphorylase/glucosamine-1-phosphate N-acetyltransferase GlmU gives rise to the protein MPENKTTALVLAAGKGTRMRSPKAKVLQTLLNEPMLFYVYEALAPIVKENILTVVGHDADNVAKAFPDMASRFVTQTEQLGTGHALQVAWEAVKDSGATHCLVINGDTPLVTVEALDRLMAAQGCCDLAFMTITPRDTASFGRVVRDAERRITAVVEAKDYDFSLHGPVTGEVNAGIYLLKIETIGPLLDLLENKNKSGEYYITDLIALAVDKGLAVDGVQAGNDISLMGINSPRELIVAESTLRSRIVDELIDKGVLIHNPGTVIVGPRVEVEPGAEIFGHCEIYGASKVAAGARLGSYNHITDAVFAPGCVIREFNHIEKAEVGEGATVGPYSRLRPGAVLKKDARTGNFVEMKKAVLGEGSKASHLTYLGDAEVGPGANIGAGTITCNYDGKNKFTTKIGAGAFIGSNTALVAPVTVGENALIGAGSTITKNVPDNQAGIARGKQVNLKRCLKKN
- a CDS encoding OPT family oligopeptide transporter encodes the protein MYDDKELKEYRDLLKPPEKFEEGFDWKTVVGAVFIGFLMMPGSMYLQLVIGQGIGPAARWVTIILFAEIAKRSYTHLKEQEIFLLYYMAGAALASPFQGLLWNQYLVQSDAARMLGLTEFIPHWVAPAVGSGSYLERTFMHRDWLVPILLLIGAQLVQRIDHFGLGYSLYRITSDVEKLPFPMAPVGALGTMALAESTEDKKTGWKWRVFSIGGVIGLAFGFFYVLLPALSGLLFTEPIRLIPIPWIELTRHTEDVLPAVATGLQFDLGLVFIGMVLPFWAVIGGLLGLVVTIVANPILYAHGILHRWHPGMATVETVFANNFDFYMSFGIGLGLAIGAVGVYYVVKSFRSASGGLDFSALFNPPEGRGDINFWVSIGIYVFSTLCYIAFCLWLVPSFPWIFFVLYGFVYTPVISYISARMEGVAGQFIALPMVREFSFIAGAKFFGYHGLEIWYAPIPFHNYGEATVQFRQIELTGTSLRGIIKAEILVFPIVMVSSLLFSQFLWQLAPIPSPEYPFAQELWHLQALNTLLLQTSTLDGNSLFFEALSGPVVLSGLGLGLILYSVLNVLGLPVLLVYGVVRGLGQSTPHGMILEVVGALLGRFYFLKKYGARWRHYAPVLLAGFSCGMGLTGMFAMGCTLIMKSLGRLAY
- a CDS encoding substrate-binding periplasmic protein, which produces MNPFLKILPLPLLLLLAAGTGLAPRALAASPAKDSIVMFIAHADVPPYYIGSPDLPDRGILPDVLKAVTGPLGYALSFRRLPDKRGWDMLEHGGVNVYASAREWKDEPDKFLWTAPFMPNDDVLLYRAGSSLQYIGPETLHGATVACIKGFVYPALEPHFGPGGITRLDATSPDVMLELLRRGRADAAIVNLTEIRWMFHNREDIDPRQFRMDPTPIGTAPIRFVFPKDRGWEPVIEQFNLRLREMKADGSLKAVLDRYK
- a CDS encoding DUF6785 family protein, which produces MNGRLRLRALATGLVLGLILCVYTPYNNAVLGGVPLGGGHFPLAPFFILAWMFVIDAAAARLTRRPPYFSGVELLTVWLMMTLFTAIGYAGLSETFLVDITAPGRYARDAYRWTEVLGPLLPDSWFPHSAEAVRQLFQGLKGGRDMSVLEVLSAIPWGVWLPPLLVWSLFILGAYLVMICLTALFGRQWVVNERVNFPLLRVPQLMGEALDQRQLSSWWTNRFLLIGLVLAGSLHLLNGLHFYYPSVPELPTLILAGTYFPKFGLFSGFYKLKLYFIPAFVGFAFLTTRQISFSMWFFHLAAGLLFGLLYVLGWQLPEAALGTTLGPDLARPEGAQTIGSYAVFFLFLLWLSRHHLKETATCLLRRVCKSGEPLHDPGFETPPHEWGPPAWPLVGLILGVAFLVAWCRWFGLPWTGAVLLPLAFLLVMLVVSRLVCQGGLPYFTLTAAPSDGIIGLFGTGVFGSAGVAATAVMQKVLFLDVRESVAPTLFHGAKIRESAAPARRRLLLAAIGVSLVLALAAAFATMLYLGHRYGLRELRLDWATQTVLANYENAQRLVDQPAGPNQWLITYAGFGALTMFVLIYCYYKLPWWPLHPLGYLAAYSAGMKILWYPFFLGWLCNHLVLHYGGTRLYNKVRFLFIGLILGDFLMGGVYAVIGMFSNQAYSVFPM